In Oceanobacillus sp. FSL K6-2867, one DNA window encodes the following:
- a CDS encoding bifunctional 4-hydroxy-2-oxoglutarate aldolase/2-dehydro-3-deoxy-phosphogluconate aldolase, protein MNLAEQIQQHKIVAVIRKADENNIVPILNALHEGGVQSVEITAETPNVLQVIDTAVKQVGDKINIGAGTVLDPETARSVIMAGAKFIVSPTLNLETLKLTNRYGVLNIPGVLTPTEILTAYESGAQMVKIFPADAFGPNYVKNILGPLPHVKAMVTGGITLENINEYLSKGSTAVGIGSNLVNAKQLKTDEDYFHLIQTARAYVEKVNELER, encoded by the coding sequence ATGAATTTAGCAGAACAAATTCAACAACATAAAATAGTAGCTGTTATCCGAAAAGCAGATGAAAATAATATCGTTCCCATTCTTAATGCATTACACGAAGGGGGGGTTCAATCTGTCGAGATCACTGCAGAAACTCCAAATGTTTTGCAAGTAATTGATACCGCTGTCAAACAAGTAGGGGATAAAATAAATATCGGTGCTGGAACAGTACTGGATCCAGAAACAGCAAGATCTGTCATTATGGCGGGAGCGAAATTTATCGTATCTCCAACACTGAATCTCGAAACGTTAAAGTTAACAAATCGCTATGGAGTTCTAAATATACCTGGAGTCCTGACGCCAACAGAAATTTTGACTGCTTATGAAAGCGGTGCCCAAATGGTTAAAATTTTCCCGGCAGATGCATTCGGACCAAATTATGTAAAAAATATTCTTGGCCCATTACCGCACGTAAAGGCGATGGTTACTGGTGGAATTACACTTGAAAACATAAATGAATACCTTTCCAAAGGAAGTACAGCAGTTGGAATTGGAAGCAATCTCGTAAATGCAAAACAACTAAAGACAGATGAAGATTACTTCCATTTAATACAAACGGCAAGAGCGTATGTAGAGAAGGTAAATGAGCTTGAAAGATAA
- a CDS encoding TRAP transporter small permease produces the protein MKRFVNVLEKVQIITGVTFLCIFFLIIMLQIVTRHLGISVIWTEEVANYSFIWGIFMGAAVMVNRREHFNFDFLIRKLNGKKRMSLSIFNDLVLIAFNSCILLLGLQVATEFWNYTWATIPEMKMGYVWIAIPIMAGTMIIYSVSHLIKHVQAVKVKEVSE, from the coding sequence ATGAAACGTTTTGTAAACGTACTTGAAAAAGTACAGATTATTACCGGTGTCACATTTCTATGTATATTCTTTCTCATTATTATGCTGCAAATCGTAACCAGACATCTTGGTATATCGGTTATTTGGACAGAAGAGGTAGCGAACTATTCCTTTATTTGGGGAATCTTTATGGGTGCTGCAGTAATGGTGAATCGCAGAGAACATTTTAATTTTGATTTCTTAATCCGAAAATTGAACGGGAAAAAAAGAATGTCCTTAAGTATATTCAATGATTTAGTTCTAATAGCTTTTAATAGTTGTATATTATTGCTCGGTTTACAAGTTGCAACTGAATTCTGGAATTATACATGGGCAACGATACCAGAAATGAAAATGGGATATGTCTGGATTGCTATTCCGATTATGGCAGGAACAATGATTATTTATTCCGTGTCACATTTAATTAAACATGTCCAGGCAGTTAAAGTGAAGGAGGTAAGTGAATAA
- a CDS encoding TRAP transporter large permease has protein sequence MSPELIGFLGIIAILILFFLKIPVAISLIIVSLLGTTLIRGWDVAFAQLGRTPFDTSSNYSLSVIPLFILMGMILSYTGIGKDLYRMVDSWIGHLHGGLAMATIGTAAIFSSISGSLNATTATVAKIALPEMEKYKYKPGLSTSSVAAGGTLGILIPPSVILILYGILTREPIGALLISGIIPGILQITIFIITIYILVRRDPSVAPPREGKASNSERLHTLKNIWPFMGLFIVSIGGIYLGIFTPTEAAGVGACGALLFALISRKLTWKSLKDSLNESVRLTAFIFFILIGANLFGQFLAISRIPVMLTTYVGNLDLNPYIILIGILIVLLVLGCFIESLALIVITLPILYPIITELGFNGIWFGVIMIMVINIGALTPPLGISVYVIKGVARNIPLQTIFRGVIPMIIAMIVCVAILVIFPQIITILPDLMN, from the coding sequence ATGAGTCCAGAACTTATTGGCTTCTTGGGAATTATTGCTATTCTGATTTTGTTTTTTTTGAAAATCCCGGTAGCTATTTCCCTGATCATTGTTAGTTTGCTGGGAACAACTTTAATTAGAGGCTGGGATGTAGCTTTTGCACAATTGGGAAGAACCCCATTTGATACGTCCAGTAATTATTCACTTAGTGTTATCCCATTATTTATTTTGATGGGTATGATTTTATCCTATACGGGGATTGGAAAAGACCTGTATAGAATGGTGGATAGCTGGATTGGCCATTTACATGGCGGTCTTGCGATGGCAACAATTGGTACGGCGGCTATATTCTCTTCTATTTCAGGTTCTTTAAATGCTACAACTGCCACAGTAGCAAAAATCGCCTTGCCGGAAATGGAAAAATATAAATATAAACCAGGGTTATCGACTTCAAGTGTTGCTGCAGGCGGAACACTTGGCATTTTAATTCCCCCAAGTGTTATTTTGATTTTATATGGAATCCTGACAAGAGAGCCAATTGGTGCGCTGTTAATTTCAGGTATCATTCCAGGTATTTTGCAGATTACTATTTTTATCATTACAATTTATATTCTTGTTCGCAGAGATCCTTCTGTTGCTCCGCCAAGAGAAGGAAAAGCAAGCAATTCTGAAAGGTTACATACGCTTAAAAATATTTGGCCATTTATGGGGCTGTTTATAGTCAGTATTGGCGGAATATATTTAGGTATTTTTACTCCGACTGAAGCAGCTGGAGTAGGGGCGTGCGGTGCGCTTTTGTTTGCCTTGATTTCCAGAAAACTAACGTGGAAAAGTTTGAAAGACTCATTAAATGAATCTGTTCGATTAACTGCGTTTATTTTCTTTATTTTAATTGGTGCCAACTTATTTGGGCAGTTTTTAGCAATCAGCAGAATTCCTGTCATGCTAACCACATATGTGGGGAACCTTGATTTGAACCCCTATATTATTCTAATCGGTATTCTTATTGTATTGCTTGTACTCGGATGTTTTATTGAAAGTTTAGCTTTAATTGTAATTACATTGCCTATTCTTTATCCAATCATTACCGAATTAGGATTTAACGGTATTTGGTTTGGTGTAATTATGATTATGGTTATTAATATTGGTGCATTAACACCACCGCTTGGAATAAGTGTGTATGTAATTAAAGGAGTAGCCAGAAATATTCCGCTGCAGACGATTTTCCGAGGAGTTATTCCGATGATTATCGCAATGATTGTATGTGTAGCGATTCTAGTTATTTTCCCGCAAATTATTACTATATTGCCAGATTTAATGAATTGA
- a CDS encoding TRAP transporter substrate-binding protein, whose amino-acid sequence MKKSCIRISVPLIMLLFFVLLLTACNNTLAFKPEADNSAEETHNLIVSHFQPGNHPIQTKVFDGLASDLKEQTDGRITMEFYPSNTLGDAGSQYDMAVTREADIALSVYGYSPGRFPLVTIMELPFLAESAEHASEILMTLYEEFPEMQEEHADTYPLFLFSAEPAQIISKDFRIETPDDMKGLRVRSPSPMANKIIEALGATPVSMPMGDVYESLERGVIDAAIVPFETLYNYSFHEVINYITIGDFSATPFFSVMSQKTYDNFSEEDQSVLNNLVGKELAKEAGSVYDVDGNIGLEKAIESGAEVIELEGDALIPWQKALEPMVERWIKERTEEGYPAQKIYDRAMELKEELSVREE is encoded by the coding sequence ATGAAAAAAAGCTGCATTAGAATTAGTGTCCCCTTAATCATGTTGCTATTTTTCGTTTTGCTTTTAACTGCCTGCAATAATACACTGGCTTTCAAACCAGAGGCAGATAATTCTGCAGAGGAAACCCATAATTTAATTGTTTCTCACTTTCAGCCTGGAAACCATCCTATTCAAACGAAAGTTTTTGATGGACTTGCTTCTGACTTGAAAGAACAAACAGATGGAAGAATAACGATGGAATTTTATCCATCAAATACATTGGGTGATGCAGGATCACAATATGATATGGCTGTCACAAGGGAAGCGGATATTGCATTGAGTGTTTATGGATACTCACCAGGAAGATTTCCGCTTGTGACCATTATGGAATTGCCTTTTCTTGCGGAATCTGCGGAACATGCTTCGGAAATTCTAATGACCTTATATGAAGAGTTTCCAGAAATGCAGGAGGAACATGCAGATACTTATCCATTATTTTTATTTTCTGCTGAACCGGCACAGATTATTAGCAAAGACTTTAGGATTGAAACACCAGACGATATGAAGGGCTTACGTGTCCGTTCCCCATCTCCAATGGCAAATAAAATTATTGAAGCATTAGGTGCAACGCCAGTCTCCATGCCAATGGGAGATGTTTATGAATCCTTGGAGAGGGGCGTAATTGATGCTGCAATTGTACCTTTTGAAACACTTTATAATTATAGCTTCCATGAGGTAATAAATTATATCACCATTGGTGATTTCTCAGCTACGCCATTTTTTAGTGTGATGAGTCAGAAAACATATGATAATTTCAGTGAAGAGGATCAGTCGGTCCTGAATAATTTAGTAGGAAAAGAGTTGGCTAAAGAAGCTGGAAGTGTCTATGATGTGGACGGGAATATTGGCCTTGAAAAAGCAATTGAAAGTGGAGCAGAAGTGATTGAGCTAGAAGGAGATGCATTAATTCCATGGCAAAAGGCATTGGAACCGATGGTCGAGAGGTGGATTAAAGAAAGAACGGAAGAAGGCTATCCTGCTCAGAAAATCTATGACCGGGCAATGGAATTGAAAGAGGAACTGAGTGTGAGAGAGGAGTAG
- a CDS encoding substrate-binding domain-containing protein produces the protein MKKTTIADVAKHANVSKSTVSQYLNQRYDYMGEQTKERIEKAIAELKYSPNILARGLKQKSSTTIGVIVANILHVFSTQVIRAIEDFCNEKDFHVIVCNADDDPVKEKRYIDMLRAKQVDGIIAFPTGENVELYKGIIAENYPVVFMDRLIPGITINTILLDNEQAAFLAVDEFVKKGHQRIGMVSPPLTQNVTPRFERMEGYKKALEHHGIQFHPDYILSGEIEEMHRKLKQMMCLPIPPTAILAINDRTLIEILTYTKEEQLRIPEDLALINVDDVSFAGIYNPALTTIAQPAFEMGKKAAEVLFDLMRDKNVSADAKVYRFKPELIVRESC, from the coding sequence ATGAAAAAGACGACAATAGCTGATGTTGCAAAACATGCAAACGTATCAAAAAGTACAGTATCCCAATATCTGAATCAGCGTTACGACTATATGGGGGAGCAAACAAAAGAACGGATTGAAAAGGCAATTGCTGAATTGAAGTACAGTCCCAATATTTTGGCAAGGGGATTGAAACAAAAATCTTCCACAACAATTGGCGTTATTGTAGCAAATATATTACATGTGTTTTCCACTCAGGTTATCCGAGCCATTGAAGATTTTTGCAATGAAAAAGATTTCCACGTTATTGTTTGTAACGCAGATGATGATCCAGTTAAAGAAAAACGATATATTGATATGCTGCGAGCCAAGCAGGTAGATGGAATCATCGCATTTCCTACTGGGGAAAACGTCGAATTATATAAAGGAATAATTGCAGAAAATTATCCAGTAGTATTTATGGATAGATTAATTCCTGGTATTACCATTAATACAATTTTACTGGACAATGAACAGGCAGCATTTTTAGCGGTTGATGAGTTTGTAAAAAAGGGGCATCAACGTATAGGGATGGTTTCTCCTCCGTTAACGCAAAACGTTACACCAAGATTTGAACGTATGGAAGGTTATAAAAAGGCCTTGGAGCACCATGGCATCCAGTTTCATCCAGATTACATTCTAAGTGGAGAGATAGAGGAAATGCACAGGAAATTAAAGCAAATGATGTGTTTGCCTATACCGCCAACTGCAATACTTGCAATAAATGATCGTACGTTAATTGAAATATTAACGTACACAAAAGAAGAACAGCTGCGGATACCAGAAGATTTGGCATTAATCAATGTCGATGATGTATCTTTTGCAGGCATTTATAATCCAGCACTGACAACAATAGCCCAGCCGGCATTTGAAATGGGAAAAAAGGCAGCTGAAGTTCTTTTTGATTTAATGCGTGACAAAAATGTATCTGCCGATGCGAAAGTATATCGTTTTAAACCAGAGCTAATCGTAAGAGAATCTTGTTAA
- the rpiA gene encoding ribose-5-phosphate isomerase RpiA, producing the protein MEDKQMAAEASINYIKDGMTVGLGSGSTVNFMLEKLAERIKEGLTIKGIPSSLKTERFAKQLGIPLTDFSNTTKIDLAIDGADEVDPNLQLLKGGGGSLVREKIVDQAADRLIIIVDSSKTVSKLGEFPLPVEILPFGFEVTTEQIAAFGCTPVLRKRDGQPFVSDNGNYIVDCKFASIEDPQALHEKLKHITGVVETGLFPQMAHNVIIAREGRIDILER; encoded by the coding sequence ATGGAAGATAAACAAATGGCTGCTGAAGCATCCATAAATTATATAAAAGATGGGATGACGGTCGGACTTGGTTCCGGCTCCACCGTCAATTTCATGCTTGAAAAGCTTGCTGAACGTATTAAAGAAGGACTTACAATCAAAGGTATACCTTCTTCGTTAAAAACAGAACGATTTGCGAAACAATTAGGAATTCCACTGACTGATTTTTCTAATACGACAAAGATTGATCTCGCAATTGACGGAGCTGATGAAGTGGATCCGAACCTCCAGCTTTTAAAAGGCGGTGGCGGGTCACTTGTCAGAGAAAAAATTGTTGATCAAGCAGCTGATAGGCTTATTATTATTGTGGATTCATCAAAGACTGTATCTAAATTAGGAGAATTCCCCCTCCCAGTTGAAATATTGCCATTTGGGTTTGAGGTAACAACAGAACAAATCGCCGCATTTGGCTGTACTCCAGTATTGAGAAAAAGAGATGGTCAACCATTCGTATCCGATAACGGAAATTATATTGTAGATTGTAAGTTTGCCAGTATTGAAGATCCACAAGCACTGCATGAGAAATTGAAACACATCACAGGAGTCGTCGAAACAGGTTTGTTTCCACAAATGGCTCATAATGTGATCATTGCAAGAGAAGGAAGGATTGACATTTTAGAAAGATAA
- a CDS encoding TRAP transporter small permease, whose amino-acid sequence MERIITKLNAGLLYIAQAVLMIMVFLVTADVLGRWLFNQPITGAVELTELGLSMVIFLSIGYTHLKEEHISIDFLVERLPEKAQWIAGVFINLIIMTVMLLMAFSLFWYAERLLTSGTVTGDLGLPIYLFAAVSGIGSIVFALTAILLAIKYFAKVGEK is encoded by the coding sequence GTGGAGAGGATTATAACGAAACTAAATGCTGGACTACTTTATATTGCCCAAGCTGTTTTAATGATTATGGTATTTCTGGTTACCGCGGATGTACTCGGACGCTGGCTGTTCAATCAGCCAATTACGGGTGCCGTAGAACTTACAGAACTCGGATTATCCATGGTTATTTTCTTAAGCATTGGCTATACCCATTTAAAGGAAGAGCATATTTCAATTGACTTCCTGGTAGAACGATTACCTGAAAAAGCTCAGTGGATTGCAGGGGTGTTTATTAATTTAATTATTATGACAGTAATGCTCTTAATGGCTTTTAGCTTGTTCTGGTATGCAGAGCGTTTACTTACTTCTGGCACAGTAACAGGGGATTTAGGACTTCCAATCTACTTGTTCGCTGCAGTGTCAGGAATTGGATCAATTGTATTTGCTTTAACTGCAATATTGTTAGCCATCAAATACTTTGCAAAGGTGGGTGAAAAATGA
- the hxlA gene encoding 3-hexulose-6-phosphate synthase has product MKLQLALDRLTRHECFHLMEEVKEYIDIIEIGTGVIKEYGMAIVKEMRARYPDKLILSDMKTCDAGRHEAYQAFKAGSDIMTVMALASDLTIKDTLQAGEEMGTQVMVDLLEVCSKDRITELEQLGVSLVSLHVGKDKQAEGGFTTDLFSLVKESSFEIAVAGGINLESLPEIVQEKPDILIVGSAITSADNPKHAAAEMKRIISL; this is encoded by the coding sequence ATGAAGCTGCAATTAGCATTGGACAGACTTACTAGACATGAATGTTTTCATTTGATGGAAGAAGTAAAGGAATATATTGATATTATTGAGATAGGAACAGGCGTTATTAAGGAATATGGCATGGCGATTGTAAAGGAAATGCGAGCACGTTATCCAGATAAACTGATTCTTTCCGATATGAAAACATGTGATGCGGGCAGGCATGAAGCATACCAGGCCTTTAAAGCGGGCTCAGATATAATGACAGTTATGGCATTAGCTTCTGACTTAACGATAAAAGATACGCTGCAGGCAGGTGAAGAGATGGGGACTCAGGTAATGGTTGATTTGCTCGAAGTATGTTCAAAGGACCGAATTACAGAGCTTGAACAGCTGGGTGTAAGTCTCGTTAGCCTCCATGTTGGAAAAGACAAGCAAGCAGAAGGCGGTTTTACAACCGATTTGTTTTCCTTAGTAAAGGAATCATCGTTTGAAATAGCAGTAGCAGGTGGCATCAATTTGGAATCACTGCCTGAAATTGTCCAGGAGAAGCCAGATATCCTTATTGTCGGAAGTGCGATAACATCGGCAGATAATCCGAAGCATGCAGCTGCGGAAATGAAAAGGATAATCAGCCTTTAA
- a CDS encoding TRAP transporter substrate-binding protein yields MRNRNYTFIMIIFISIAALLAGCNTDDVEAEDDGKIKLITAHNQTSPDNPYQVGLLKFKEVVEEKSDGKIEVEVHAGTIGTEESQLIEKLQLGAADLVVVSPGLMTQTGIREVDIFSAPYLFNSYDHWLRAVDGEVGEEMAAIINEKSNNSFKLLGYWSAGVRHFYGKVPLESVDDLKGVSLRTQTSGVISDFWQKTGAIPSSISWGELYQGLQQDVVDSSENAYPFFVQQAHHTTSNGKYITETAHDYTTRLVLFNGEKFDNFPEEYQEIILDAAEQSVVAEREATNAQDIEYKEKAIDDGAIINEIDREPFIEIARPILDDFVKEIEAEELLQKIRELE; encoded by the coding sequence ATGAGAAATCGTAACTATACTTTTATTATGATTATTTTTATATCCATTGCTGCTCTATTGGCTGGCTGTAATACGGATGACGTAGAGGCAGAGGACGATGGGAAAATTAAATTGATTACGGCTCATAATCAGACATCCCCTGATAATCCATACCAGGTCGGTTTACTGAAGTTTAAAGAGGTTGTTGAAGAAAAATCAGATGGGAAAATTGAGGTAGAAGTGCATGCCGGTACAATTGGTACGGAAGAATCACAGCTAATTGAAAAGCTGCAGCTCGGGGCGGCTGACCTTGTTGTTGTTTCACCTGGTCTAATGACACAAACTGGAATTCGAGAAGTGGATATTTTTTCTGCCCCATATTTGTTTAATAGCTATGATCACTGGTTAAGAGCAGTAGATGGAGAAGTTGGAGAAGAGATGGCAGCTATCATTAATGAAAAATCCAATAACTCTTTTAAACTATTAGGCTATTGGTCAGCGGGGGTTAGACATTTCTATGGAAAAGTTCCTTTGGAATCCGTAGATGATCTGAAGGGAGTTTCTCTAAGAACACAAACATCTGGAGTTATATCTGATTTCTGGCAGAAGACTGGTGCAATTCCTTCATCTATCTCATGGGGAGAGTTGTATCAAGGCTTGCAACAGGATGTTGTTGACTCTTCCGAAAACGCTTACCCGTTTTTTGTGCAACAGGCACATCATACAACTTCTAATGGCAAGTATATAACGGAAACTGCTCATGATTATACAACAAGACTTGTCTTATTCAATGGGGAAAAATTTGATAACTTCCCAGAAGAATATCAAGAAATTATTTTAGATGCTGCTGAACAATCTGTAGTTGCTGAACGTGAAGCAACGAATGCACAGGATATTGAATATAAGGAAAAGGCTATAGATGACGGAGCGATTATCAATGAGATTGATAGAGAGCCATTTATCGAAATTGCCAGACCAATCCTGGATGACTTTGTAAAAGAAATTGAAGCGGAAGAATTACTGCAAAAGATAAGAGAACTAGAGTAA
- the hxlB gene encoding 6-phospho-3-hexuloisomerase, which produces MKNIINTVALEVKEVLEKTDFNESMKLAEEIDRASRIFIAGTGRSGLIGKVMAMRLMHSGYPVYVIGETITPSISSDDLLLIISGSGSTSSLINYAEKAKEIDATVALVTTNKDSKIGSISDYLVTIPAATKKRLESEPATIQPLGNQFDQSAHLLLDAIVVYLLENQPDRNSHASLNQKHTNLE; this is translated from the coding sequence GTGAAAAATATAATTAACACTGTTGCATTAGAAGTGAAGGAAGTATTGGAAAAAACCGATTTCAATGAATCAATGAAACTTGCAGAGGAAATTGATCGTGCCAGTCGGATATTTATAGCGGGAACAGGACGATCAGGACTAATTGGCAAAGTAATGGCAATGCGATTAATGCATAGCGGCTATCCAGTATATGTTATTGGTGAGACGATAACGCCAAGTATCAGTTCGGATGATTTACTGCTCATTATCTCGGGATCAGGAAGTACCAGTTCACTTATAAATTATGCTGAGAAAGCAAAAGAGATTGATGCCACAGTTGCATTAGTAACAACAAATAAAGATTCTAAAATAGGGAGTATAAGTGATTATCTCGTTACCATTCCAGCAGCAACAAAGAAACGCTTGGAATCTGAACCAGCTACCATCCAGCCGCTTGGAAATCAATTTGATCAGTCGGCACATTTGCTGCTTGATGCAATCGTTGTATACCTTCTGGAAAATCAGCCAGATAGAAACAGCCATGCAAGCTTGAATCAAAAACATACAAATCTAGAATAA
- a CDS encoding TRAP transporter large permease, translated as MGFLLLGLFLILMLIGVPIAFVIGIVALLGIFGIPYTPEATVPMSMVNGLDSFVLLAVPLFILAANLMNSGKISEKLINLALAIVGPIRGGLAHANILVSMMFAGVSGAAQADTAGVGKILIPSMLRKGYDKETAVGVTAASSTVGVVIPPSIPMIIFAGLTNASIGALFLGGIIPGILIGLGMMVFVYFMAIKRNYPRDARVEFKKFMKLLVEAIPALLTPIIIIGGIITGFFTATEAAAVASLYTLLVCMFYYKTLRVKDLPGILMDTLALSSLSLFALAAASALGELMSYYQLGTIAQEFFTNNVGTEWLFIIIVIAFFLFVGTFMDAIPAMILFVPVILPTALQFGIEPVHLGLIVVITLAIGLITPPYGLCLLLAAKIGNMSIERSFIAVIPYIAIVLVVLLFIAFFPEIAFFIPKMINPGLF; from the coding sequence ATGGGGTTTTTATTGCTTGGTTTATTTCTTATATTAATGCTCATCGGTGTTCCAATAGCGTTTGTTATCGGGATAGTCGCATTGCTAGGTATTTTTGGAATCCCTTACACACCTGAAGCTACCGTGCCAATGTCCATGGTTAATGGGCTGGATTCATTTGTGCTGCTTGCTGTTCCATTGTTTATATTAGCTGCTAACTTAATGAACTCCGGTAAAATCTCTGAAAAACTGATCAATCTTGCTTTAGCAATTGTTGGACCAATTCGTGGCGGCCTTGCACATGCGAATATCCTTGTATCCATGATGTTTGCCGGTGTTTCTGGTGCAGCACAGGCAGACACCGCTGGGGTTGGGAAAATACTGATTCCAAGTATGCTCCGAAAAGGCTATGATAAGGAAACGGCCGTTGGGGTAACGGCAGCATCATCAACAGTTGGAGTGGTTATACCGCCAAGTATCCCAATGATTATTTTTGCAGGTCTGACCAATGCATCAATTGGAGCATTGTTCCTTGGTGGAATCATACCAGGAATTTTAATTGGCTTAGGAATGATGGTTTTCGTTTACTTCATGGCAATTAAACGGAATTACCCAAGGGATGCGCGTGTTGAGTTTAAAAAGTTTATGAAATTATTGGTAGAGGCCATTCCAGCGCTGCTCACTCCTATCATTATCATTGGAGGGATTATTACAGGCTTCTTTACTGCTACAGAAGCTGCGGCAGTTGCTTCATTATATACACTGCTTGTATGTATGTTTTATTATAAGACGTTACGAGTAAAAGATTTACCAGGTATTTTAATGGATACCCTTGCATTAAGTTCTTTGTCCTTGTTTGCCTTAGCAGCAGCAAGTGCACTTGGGGAATTAATGAGTTATTATCAATTGGGAACGATTGCACAAGAATTCTTTACGAATAATGTTGGAACAGAGTGGTTATTTATTATCATCGTGATTGCATTTTTCTTGTTTGTTGGGACATTTATGGATGCAATCCCAGCCATGATATTATTTGTACCAGTTATTCTTCCGACAGCATTGCAGTTTGGAATTGAGCCGGTTCACCTTGGATTGATTGTCGTTATTACACTTGCAATTGGATTGATTACACCACCATATGGACTATGTTTATTACTTGCTGCGAAAATTGGAAACATGTCCATTGAAAGGTCGTTTATAGCAGTAATCCCGTACATTGCAATTGTTTTGGTCGTGTTACTGTTCATTGCCTTCTTCCCGGAAATCGCATTTTTCATTCCGAAAATGATTAATCCTGGATTATTTTAG
- a CDS encoding sugar kinase: MNDVITIGEAMIAFSPQSTGPMKYVNMFEKKVGGAELNLAIGCSRLGLKAGYISRLGNDEFGKYIYNFARGEGIDMSQVKLVDGYPTSLNFKEIMEDGNVRTFYYRDKSPTLAMHPEDLEEGYFEEAKILHITGIYPAIGEIHIDVIYKAIELAKKNNLLISFDPNIRLRMWSKEEASRVLAEILPYVDILLAGDEEMDIIIGEKDPKAIIEKTKEMGISYIAVKQGENGSVGYYNGEIVEAPPVKASKVADTVGAGDGFNAGVLYGILNKWPLEKTLHFANTIGSMVVSVVGDNEGLPYYEDVQGKLGEIERIER; encoded by the coding sequence ATGAATGATGTGATTACAATTGGTGAAGCAATGATTGCATTTAGCCCGCAATCAACAGGACCAATGAAGTACGTAAATATGTTTGAGAAAAAGGTTGGTGGAGCAGAGCTGAACCTAGCAATTGGCTGCTCGCGCTTAGGACTGAAAGCTGGTTATATTAGCAGATTAGGCAATGATGAATTTGGCAAATATATTTATAATTTTGCCCGTGGCGAAGGAATAGATATGTCACAGGTCAAATTAGTGGATGGATATCCCACATCGTTAAATTTTAAAGAAATTATGGAAGATGGAAATGTCCGGACATTTTATTACCGTGATAAATCCCCCACATTAGCAATGCATCCGGAAGATTTGGAAGAGGGCTATTTTGAAGAGGCAAAGATCCTCCATATAACAGGGATTTATCCGGCAATTGGCGAAATTCATATTGACGTTATCTATAAAGCAATCGAACTAGCGAAGAAAAACAATCTATTAATTTCTTTTGATCCAAATATAAGACTTCGGATGTGGAGCAAGGAAGAAGCAAGTCGTGTGTTAGCTGAAATTCTCCCCTATGTTGACATCTTGTTAGCAGGGGATGAAGAGATGGATATTATTATTGGTGAAAAGGATCCCAAAGCAATTATTGAAAAGACAAAGGAGATGGGAATATCCTATATAGCTGTAAAGCAAGGTGAAAATGGATCTGTCGGCTATTATAATGGGGAAATTGTGGAAGCACCTCCTGTTAAAGCGAGCAAGGTTGCTGATACGGTAGGAGCCGGAGATGGATTCAATGCTGGTGTGCTTTATGGAATTCTAAATAAGTGGCCGCTTGAAAAAACATTGCACTTTGCGAATACGATTGGTTCGATGGTCGTCAGTGTTGTTGGCGATAACGAAGGGCTGCCATATTATGAAGACGTGCAAGGCAAACTCGGTGAAATTGAACGTATTGAGCGATAG